One genomic region from Bacillus aquiflavi encodes:
- a CDS encoding ABC transporter ATP-binding protein, with protein sequence MYLTINGIEKSFYHKVNGQVKVLDKIDIAVEKGQFVSIVGPSGWGKSTLLYLIAGLEKPDKGEISISGNKVTKPGPDRVVVFQEAGLFPWLTVLENVMYGLLLKKISKERAREKAINILKMVHLSRYIDAYPHQLSGGMKQRVSIARALVMEPDILLMDEPFAALDEQTRMVLHKELLEIWRKTKVTIFFVTHNIREAVLLSEQIIVFATRPGKIKTTLSVPSMRDGVMPDSVTLHIEQRILSILQGEIEKVLKEEIGDEYSFKTDHFHRDYSGDMGNHI encoded by the coding sequence ATGTATCTTACAATTAACGGCATAGAAAAGAGTTTTTATCATAAAGTCAACGGTCAAGTCAAAGTGCTTGATAAGATTGATATAGCGGTTGAAAAGGGACAGTTTGTTTCGATTGTCGGTCCTTCAGGTTGGGGGAAATCAACATTATTATATCTAATTGCAGGTCTTGAAAAGCCGGATAAGGGGGAAATTTCGATTTCTGGTAATAAAGTGACGAAACCTGGCCCTGACCGTGTCGTTGTTTTTCAAGAAGCAGGACTGTTTCCGTGGTTAACTGTTCTGGAAAATGTAATGTATGGATTACTTTTAAAGAAAATTTCGAAAGAACGAGCAAGAGAAAAAGCGATAAATATTTTAAAAATGGTTCATTTAAGCCGTTATATCGATGCATACCCTCATCAACTATCTGGTGGGATGAAACAGCGAGTTTCCATTGCTCGTGCGCTCGTTATGGAACCAGATATTTTATTAATGGATGAACCATTTGCAGCGCTTGATGAGCAGACGAGAATGGTTTTACACAAAGAACTACTTGAAATATGGCGGAAAACAAAAGTAACGATTTTTTTTGTTACCCATAACATTCGTGAAGCTGTTCTGCTTTCCGAGCAAATTATCGTTTTCGCAACACGGCCTGGAAAAATTAAAACGACTTTATCTGTTCCATCTATGAGAGACGGCGTTATGCCTGATAGTGTAACGCTTCATATTGAACAGAGAATATTATCTATCTTACAGGGAGAAATTGAGAAAGTGTTAAAGGAGGAAATTGGTGATGAATACAGCTTTAAGACGGATCATTTTCATCGTGACTATAGCGGTGATATGGGAAATCACATCTAG
- a CDS encoding ABC transporter permease encodes MNTALRRIIFIVTIAVIWEITSRFSSLPDFMFPSLTQVFETLFTGMIDGQIITAVYKSLGRLLIGFSIAIVVGLFLGYLIWRYKFVEDTLGFAVTALQSIPSIVWFPFAIIWFGLNNMSILFIVTIGATWTMTISATSGFKNVPQLYKRVAKTLGSSGFHFIRTVILPASVPQIISGLRIAWAFSWRALMAGELLGAGEGLGQLLETGRSLGQMDLVISVMIVIAVIGTIMDNIVFLRLERNVQMKWGVS; translated from the coding sequence ATGAATACAGCTTTAAGACGGATCATTTTCATCGTGACTATAGCGGTGATATGGGAAATCACATCTAGGTTTTCTAGTTTGCCAGATTTCATGTTTCCGAGTCTCACGCAAGTATTTGAAACTTTATTTACAGGTATGATAGACGGCCAAATTATCACAGCTGTTTATAAAAGTCTCGGTCGGTTACTAATCGGGTTCTCGATTGCAATTGTAGTAGGACTTTTTTTAGGTTATTTAATTTGGCGTTATAAATTTGTTGAAGATACACTTGGATTTGCTGTTACTGCTTTACAATCAATCCCGAGTATTGTTTGGTTTCCATTTGCAATTATTTGGTTCGGTTTAAATAATATGTCGATTTTATTTATTGTAACGATCGGGGCAACATGGACAATGACAATTAGTGCGACTAGCGGTTTCAAAAATGTCCCGCAATTGTATAAGCGAGTTGCTAAAACATTAGGATCAAGCGGATTTCATTTTATTCGAACAGTTATTTTGCCCGCATCTGTTCCTCAAATTATATCTGGTTTGCGGATCGCTTGGGCTTTTTCATGGCGTGCCTTAATGGCAGGTGAATTATTAGGTGCAGGTGAAGGGCTTGGCCAGCTCCTTGAAACAGGGAGATCGCTCGGACAAATGGACCTAGTCATTTCGGTGATGATTGTTATCGCAGTTATTGGTACGATTATGGATAATATAGTATTTTTACGCTTAGAACGAAACGTCCAAATGAAGTGGGGAGTTAGTTAA
- a CDS encoding aliphatic sulfonate ABC transporter substrate-binding protein, producing MLAACNQKGEKTGSTNKEVNIGYFPNLTHITTIVALENNYFNEEFGEDVKINTKTVSNGGLFMEAMATKSIDVGTVGPGPLLNFYLKDPKYHIISGAVNGGAVLVSTKESDVKQLSDLDGKRVAIPVIGSTQDIMLRKALQDVKLKPTTSGGTVELYAAAPADTVTLFIQKSVNAAATQEPWGYVLETEANGKLLLDWDEFAWGKESTNTVVAATDEFLQNKDLVKAYLKAHERAITFIEENPEKSQDIVIKHIKGLTGKELNKAELKAAFTRLQVTTSVNEQVIQEMADISEEAGYVSSNNIDGLINLSFLEKKTK from the coding sequence ATGTTAGCAGCTTGCAACCAAAAAGGAGAAAAAACAGGCTCAACAAACAAGGAAGTAAATATCGGATATTTTCCGAACTTAACACATATTACAACGATTGTTGCCCTTGAAAATAACTATTTTAATGAGGAATTTGGTGAAGACGTTAAGATCAACACGAAAACAGTTAGTAATGGTGGATTGTTTATGGAAGCAATGGCAACAAAATCAATTGATGTCGGTACAGTTGGTCCCGGACCATTGTTAAACTTTTATTTAAAAGATCCAAAGTATCATATTATTTCTGGAGCAGTAAATGGGGGAGCAGTTCTCGTTTCAACTAAAGAAAGCGATGTAAAACAATTATCTGATTTAGATGGTAAAAGAGTGGCTATCCCTGTCATTGGAAGTACACAAGATATTATGTTAAGAAAAGCGCTGCAAGATGTAAAGCTAAAACCAACAACGAGCGGAGGCACAGTTGAACTGTATGCAGCAGCACCAGCCGATACGGTAACACTTTTTATCCAAAAATCAGTTAATGCGGCAGCAACCCAGGAACCGTGGGGCTATGTACTTGAAACAGAAGCAAACGGAAAATTATTACTTGATTGGGATGAATTCGCTTGGGGAAAAGAGTCGACAAATACTGTTGTAGCTGCAACTGATGAATTTTTACAAAACAAAGACCTTGTTAAAGCTTATTTAAAGGCACATGAAAGGGCAATTACTTTTATTGAAGAAAATCCTGAAAAAAGCCAAGATATTGTGATCAAACATATTAAAGGGTTGACAGGGAAAGAATTAAATAAAGCTGAATTAAAAGCAGCGTTTACAAGATTACAAGTGACGACATCCGTTAATGAACAAGTGATTCAAGAAATGGCTGATATTAGTGAAGAAGCTGGTTATGTTTCTAGCAATAATATTGATGGGCTGATAAATTTATCATTTCTTGAAAAAAAGACTAAATAA
- a CDS encoding AbrB/MazE/SpoVT family DNA-binding domain-containing protein, whose amino-acid sequence MKPTGIVRKIDELGRIVIPVELRRSLSLEIKDPIEIFVDDDKIILRKYVVNNACDITGIISNDNVSLVNGKISLSREGAEILLKELQNIKN is encoded by the coding sequence ATGAAACCAACAGGAATTGTACGAAAAATAGATGAATTAGGGAGAATTGTTATACCAGTTGAGTTGAGAAGAAGTTTGTCATTAGAAATTAAAGACCCGATTGAAATTTTTGTTGATGATGACAAAATTATTTTAAGAAAATATGTAGTTAATAATGCATGTGATATTACAGGTATCATTTCAAATGATAATGTTAGTTTAGTGAATGGAAAAATCTCTTTAAGTCGCGAAGGTGCTGAAATATTGTTAAAAGAGCTACAAAATATAAAAAATTAA
- a CDS encoding sodium/solute symporter — MMQTILDPKYLFTFLLLGTIVFITYLTKRNKDASDFFVGGRSFGWFTNGSAIAGDYLSAATFLGLAGLTFAIGYDGAFYVFSFSIGLTLLAIFVAGPLRRFGAFTVADFVAYRFHSKNARLAAVIVVLAISGFYAAPQLLGAAQILNMFFGTSYEFGIIFTCIVMVFYVGVGGMKGTTLNQALELWIRFGAFIIMVAAAIYGGFHYEKILAAITDFSGIVSNTAQFTADGKDIAFDGEAWGKAGSFNPTFWHSASMLIGLSLGTIGLPHILLRFYTNPDAKSARRSAIMAIGIASLFFCFAIYLGVVGRAIFLEGTASPEIMKELITGGDNMVVPSTAAALGGKWLLGLVIAGAFAAIFSNLSGLFIASSGALAHDLYASFFKKNITQKQRVISGKIAIVILGIVYGILGLLVKGASIGHLVALAFTVGASTFAPIFIFGIWWRGMTEKGAIAGLFTGLFVSMYLIFFSSTLPEFLQFRVPGIVSVPVGFLTVYIVSKLDGKVPADVNDFMRKVHSKDGEAA; from the coding sequence ATGATGCAAACGATTCTTGATCCAAAGTATTTATTTACATTTTTATTATTAGGCACGATTGTATTTATTACGTACTTAACAAAAAGAAATAAAGATGCCAGTGACTTTTTTGTTGGCGGTCGATCGTTCGGTTGGTTTACGAATGGATCAGCGATCGCTGGAGATTATTTAAGTGCAGCCACCTTCCTCGGACTAGCTGGTTTAACATTTGCCATTGGTTATGATGGTGCGTTTTATGTATTTAGTTTTTCAATAGGATTAACGCTGCTTGCCATTTTCGTCGCAGGTCCTTTAAGACGTTTCGGTGCTTTTACGGTCGCTGATTTTGTTGCATATCGATTCCATAGTAAAAATGCCCGGCTAGCAGCAGTGATTGTCGTTTTAGCAATTTCAGGTTTTTATGCTGCCCCGCAATTACTCGGTGCTGCGCAAATTTTAAATATGTTTTTTGGAACCTCATATGAGTTTGGAATTATTTTTACTTGTATTGTTATGGTTTTTTATGTCGGGGTTGGCGGTATGAAGGGAACAACGTTGAATCAAGCGTTAGAACTTTGGATTCGTTTTGGTGCTTTTATCATTATGGTAGCGGCGGCAATATACGGTGGGTTTCATTATGAAAAAATTTTGGCTGCTATTACTGATTTTAGCGGCATCGTTAGCAATACAGCACAATTTACAGCTGATGGAAAAGATATTGCGTTTGACGGGGAAGCATGGGGAAAAGCCGGATCTTTTAACCCGACGTTTTGGCATTCAGCTTCGATGTTAATCGGGCTTTCTTTAGGAACAATTGGCTTACCCCATATTTTATTACGCTTTTATACAAATCCTGATGCAAAATCCGCTCGTAGATCTGCGATTATGGCCATTGGAATTGCAAGTTTATTTTTCTGTTTTGCTATTTATCTCGGTGTTGTTGGACGAGCAATCTTTTTAGAAGGGACAGCGAGTCCGGAAATCATGAAAGAATTAATAACGGGCGGAGATAATATGGTTGTTCCATCAACTGCGGCAGCATTGGGAGGAAAATGGCTGCTAGGGCTTGTTATAGCTGGAGCTTTTGCAGCAATTTTTTCAAACTTATCAGGTTTATTTATCGCAAGTTCTGGGGCATTAGCTCATGATTTATACGCTTCGTTTTTTAAGAAAAATATTACACAAAAACAACGAGTCATTTCAGGAAAAATTGCAATTGTTATCCTCGGGATTGTTTATGGAATTTTAGGATTGCTTGTTAAAGGTGCGTCAATAGGACATCTCGTAGCTCTTGCATTTACAGTAGGTGCAAGTACATTTGCTCCCATTTTCATTTTTGGCATTTGGTGGCGCGGAATGACTGAAAAAGGTGCAATTGCTGGTCTTTTTACAGGATTGTTTGTTTCAATGTACTTGATTTTCTTTTCATCAACTCTTCCGGAATTTTTACAATTTAGAGTTCCGGGAATTGTGTCTGTTCCTGTCGGATTTTTAACAGTATATATCGTTTCGAAATTAGATGGCAAGGTGCCGGCGGATGTCAACGACTTCATGCGTAAAGTTCATTCAAAAGATGGGGAAGCTGCGTAA
- a CDS encoding MBL fold metallo-hydrolase: MLLRYFYDERLAQASYLVGCEATGEAIIIDPARNIEQYLTAAEQQGMNIIAAAETHIHADFVSGTCELAVRTGATAYLSDEGDQDWKYQFLHKLNHVLVKDGDTFKIGGITFEVIHTPGHTPEHISFIVTDGGATQPIGIFTGDFVFVGDIGRPDLLEKAAGIQNTADKGAKQMFHSLQRFLKLPDFVQVWPAHGAGSACGKALCAVPSTTVGYEKRANWAFNYNNEAEFVKELLSDQPEPPEYFAEMKRVNKEGPALLSELSAIKRYSPSKKTIENWINDNVPIIDVRSFHEFSRGHIPGTINIPYTLSFTNWAGWFLDYNQPFYVIADETEINGVIHDLHSIGIDTLKGYMHSDILERLEQDGLELQKYEQISSEELKNKMKKDEVYVIDVRNESEYKQGAIPGSRHIMLGTLRDRVHEIPTDKPVVTTCQAGGRAAIATSILQAHGVSNVIHYRGGYNNWEKQHASTKC; this comes from the coding sequence TTGTTATTACGTTATTTTTATGATGAAAGACTTGCGCAAGCCTCTTATCTCGTAGGCTGTGAAGCAACAGGGGAAGCAATCATCATTGATCCTGCTAGAAATATTGAGCAATACTTAACTGCTGCTGAGCAGCAAGGAATGAATATTATTGCAGCTGCTGAAACACATATTCACGCTGATTTTGTTTCTGGAACATGTGAATTAGCAGTAAGAACGGGGGCTACGGCCTATCTTTCCGATGAAGGAGATCAAGATTGGAAATACCAATTTCTTCATAAGCTAAATCATGTGTTAGTAAAAGATGGAGATACATTCAAAATTGGTGGAATTACATTTGAAGTCATACACACACCTGGACATACACCAGAGCATATTTCATTTATCGTCACTGATGGAGGGGCAACACAACCAATTGGTATTTTTACAGGTGATTTCGTCTTCGTAGGGGATATTGGACGTCCAGATTTATTGGAAAAAGCAGCAGGTATACAAAATACAGCCGATAAAGGTGCAAAACAAATGTTTCATTCATTACAACGTTTTTTAAAACTACCTGATTTTGTTCAAGTTTGGCCTGCTCATGGTGCAGGAAGTGCATGCGGAAAGGCACTTTGCGCTGTTCCATCAACTACAGTCGGGTATGAAAAACGGGCTAATTGGGCTTTTAATTATAATAACGAAGCAGAATTTGTTAAAGAGCTCCTTTCAGATCAACCTGAACCACCAGAATATTTTGCTGAAATGAAACGAGTGAATAAAGAGGGTCCCGCACTTTTAAGTGAACTTTCTGCAATTAAACGCTATTCACCTTCAAAAAAGACAATTGAAAATTGGATAAATGACAACGTACCAATTATTGATGTCCGCTCTTTTCATGAATTTTCTAGAGGACATATTCCAGGTACGATTAATATTCCATACACGTTGTCCTTTACTAATTGGGCTGGATGGTTCCTCGATTACAATCAGCCATTTTATGTGATTGCAGATGAAACTGAAATTAACGGTGTCATCCATGATCTTCATTCGATTGGGATTGATACACTAAAAGGATATATGCATAGTGACATACTAGAACGTCTTGAGCAAGATGGGTTAGAACTGCAAAAATACGAACAAATTTCCTCAGAAGAATTAAAAAATAAAATGAAAAAAGACGAAGTGTATGTTATCGATGTTCGGAATGAAAGTGAATACAAGCAAGGAGCAATACCTGGATCCCGCCATATCATGCTAGGAACTTTACGAGATCGCGTTCATGAGATCCCAACTGATAAACCAGTCGTGACAACATGTCAAGCAGGTGGAAGAGCTGCAATTGCAACAAGTATTCTCCAGGCACATGGGGTAAGTAATGTCATTCATTATCGTGGCGGATATAATAATTGGGAAAAACAACATGCTTCTACTAAATGTTAA
- a CDS encoding NAD(P)/FAD-dependent oxidoreductase, producing MTNQQYEVAIVGGGTAGITVAAQLAKKMSRADIVIIDPAESHYYQPFWTLVGAGIVQKEDSVRKERDVIPKGVHFLQEEVTSFNLEEKKLVTKNKTEIYFNYLVVAPGIQLLWDQVKGLKEAIGKNGVVSNYSYDYVDDTWESIRDFKGGNAVFTHPNTPIKCGGAPQKIMYLAEEFFRKKGIREKSEVMFFSANPAIFDVEKYRIALEKVVTERNIKTSFRTHLIEIRPETKEAIFENLDTGETKTINYEMIHVTPPMGPPQFIKESKLSDQDGWVDVDPYTLQHKQYPFIFGLGDAANLPTSKTGAAVRKQAPVVVKNLLAVMHGESLKERYNGYSSCPIVTGKGKLVLAEFDYEKHPVETFPFNQAKERYSMYFLKKEILPRFYWQSMLKGRG from the coding sequence ATGACAAACCAACAATACGAAGTTGCAATTGTCGGCGGAGGTACAGCTGGAATTACCGTAGCTGCTCAATTAGCAAAAAAAATGTCTCGAGCTGACATCGTGATTATCGATCCCGCTGAATCGCATTATTATCAACCATTTTGGACTTTAGTCGGGGCAGGTATTGTTCAAAAAGAGGATTCTGTTCGTAAGGAAAGAGATGTCATTCCAAAAGGTGTTCATTTTCTTCAAGAGGAAGTCACTTCATTTAACCTTGAAGAAAAAAAATTAGTGACTAAAAACAAGACTGAAATATATTTCAACTATTTAGTTGTTGCCCCCGGCATTCAACTCTTATGGGATCAAGTTAAAGGGCTGAAAGAAGCGATTGGTAAAAATGGTGTAGTAAGCAATTATTCTTATGATTATGTTGATGATACTTGGGAGTCAATACGAGATTTTAAAGGAGGAAATGCAGTTTTCACTCATCCAAATACACCAATTAAATGCGGAGGAGCACCACAAAAAATTATGTATTTGGCAGAAGAGTTTTTCCGTAAAAAAGGGATTCGAGAAAAGTCCGAAGTGATGTTTTTTTCTGCAAATCCGGCCATTTTTGATGTCGAAAAATATAGAATAGCTTTAGAAAAAGTTGTTACTGAAAGAAATATAAAGACGAGCTTTAGAACGCACTTAATTGAAATTCGCCCCGAAACGAAAGAAGCGATTTTCGAAAACTTAGATACAGGAGAGACAAAAACAATTAATTATGAAATGATTCACGTTACTCCTCCAATGGGGCCACCGCAATTTATAAAAGAAAGCAAACTGTCAGATCAGGATGGCTGGGTTGATGTTGATCCTTATACACTCCAACATAAACAATACCCATTTATTTTTGGATTAGGTGATGCCGCAAATCTGCCAACGTCTAAAACTGGCGCAGCAGTAAGAAAACAAGCTCCTGTAGTCGTTAAGAATTTACTTGCAGTTATGCATGGGGAATCACTTAAAGAACGGTACAATGGTTATAGCTCTTGTCCAATTGTTACTGGAAAAGGAAAGTTAGTTTTGGCGGAATTTGATTATGAAAAGCACCCAGTAGAAACATTTCCTTTTAATCAAGCTAAAGAAAGATACAGCATGTATTTTTTAAAAAAAGAGATCCTTCCAAGGTTTTACTGGCAAAGCATGCTAAAAGGTCGCGGATAA
- a CDS encoding MBL fold metallo-hydrolase, translated as MTNIPGLTAEQLYKKMKTGENIIIFDVRNKDDFNDWKIEYKEIKMVNVPYFNIIEDEDNVENFKDLSKDTEIVVVCAKGGSSEYVADVLSKKGFKVSHLINGMLAWSQFYYPTTVNISEQMKLVQINRLSKGCLSYLIISNGKAALIDPNRHIDIYLELAKKENATIEHILDSHLHADHISGGAEIAKITGATYYLNSSEGAKISFEPLEKHDVIKFGDVHVEVLAIKTPGHTPGSVSFLVNNQFLLSGDTIFVGGLGRPDLGGKAREWAMDLYDTIFNKIADLADDVLVLPAHFADIQEINEQGIVAATLGEIRKSNRQMQTTNKEEFTEMVASSANTTKPPNFEDIVAINKGEQNVDDETATALEIGPNRCAVHHTAE; from the coding sequence GTGACAAATATCCCTGGATTAACAGCCGAACAACTTTATAAAAAAATGAAAACAGGTGAAAACATCATTATTTTTGATGTACGAAATAAAGATGATTTTAACGATTGGAAAATCGAGTATAAAGAAATAAAAATGGTGAATGTCCCATATTTTAATATTATTGAGGACGAGGACAATGTTGAAAATTTTAAGGATCTTTCAAAAGATACTGAAATTGTCGTTGTTTGTGCAAAAGGAGGAAGTTCTGAGTATGTTGCTGATGTCCTTTCAAAAAAAGGATTTAAAGTTTCGCATTTAATAAATGGAATGCTTGCGTGGAGTCAATTTTATTATCCAACCACGGTTAATATTAGTGAACAGATGAAATTAGTTCAAATTAATCGTCTTTCAAAAGGTTGCCTTTCTTATTTAATTATTTCTAATGGAAAAGCTGCCCTCATTGATCCAAATCGTCATATTGATATTTATTTAGAGTTAGCGAAGAAGGAAAATGCAACAATTGAACATATTCTTGACTCGCATCTTCATGCTGACCATATTTCTGGCGGGGCAGAGATCGCAAAAATAACTGGAGCTACTTATTATTTAAATTCAAGTGAAGGGGCAAAAATTTCATTTGAACCTCTTGAAAAACATGATGTAATCAAATTTGGCGACGTGCATGTAGAAGTATTAGCAATAAAGACACCTGGTCATACACCAGGAAGCGTTTCCTTTCTCGTTAATAACCAATTCCTTCTATCTGGTGATACTATTTTCGTTGGTGGATTAGGCCGTCCTGATTTAGGTGGAAAAGCCCGTGAATGGGCAATGGACCTTTACGACACAATTTTCAATAAAATTGCCGACCTTGCTGATGACGTTTTAGTATTGCCTGCTCATTTTGCTGATATTCAAGAAATAAATGAACAGGGCATTGTCGCTGCTACTTTAGGTGAAATTCGAAAAAGCAATCGACAAATGCAAACGACTAATAAGGAAGAATTTACTGAAATGGTTGCAAGTTCAGCTAATACTACGAAGCCTCCAAACTTCGAAGATATTGTAGCGATTAATAAAGGGGAACAAAATGTCGATGATGAAACAGCAACTGCGCTAGAAATTGGTCCAAATCGGTGTGCTGTCCATCATACTGCAGAATAA
- a CDS encoding alpha/beta fold hydrolase has product MHYQEYGKENASFMLFLHGGGVSSWMWDKKIEYFTHYHCVVPDLPEQGRSINTNFSIKNSAEKLIKLIEEKAKGKKVIVIGFSLGAQITIQMLSIKSDLIDYAMINSPLVRPIQFAKKLIRPFVKLAFPLIKNKTFSKVQAKTLYINQDYFATYYQESCRMQLETLVKILEENMSFKIPNDFKQAKGNILINVGEKEKNIMKKSAIDLVKNNPNCQAVIIPNVGHGVPMAKPNIFNQMIEAWINEGIILEGKVIKC; this is encoded by the coding sequence ATGCATTATCAAGAATATGGGAAGGAAAATGCCTCATTCATGTTATTTTTGCATGGTGGAGGAGTGAGCAGCTGGATGTGGGATAAAAAAATTGAATATTTCACCCATTATCATTGCGTTGTTCCAGATTTACCAGAACAAGGACGGAGTATAAATACAAACTTTTCTATTAAAAATAGTGCAGAAAAATTAATTAAATTAATTGAGGAAAAGGCTAAGGGAAAAAAAGTAATTGTTATTGGGTTTTCATTAGGTGCTCAAATAACGATTCAAATGTTAAGTATAAAATCAGATTTAATTGATTATGCAATGATAAATAGTCCGTTAGTCAGACCAATCCAATTTGCAAAAAAATTGATTAGACCATTTGTAAAACTAGCATTCCCATTAATTAAAAATAAAACATTTTCAAAAGTGCAAGCGAAAACACTTTATATTAATCAAGATTATTTTGCAACCTATTATCAAGAAAGTTGTCGTATGCAATTAGAAACCCTTGTTAAAATTTTAGAGGAGAATATGTCATTTAAAATACCAAATGATTTTAAACAGGCAAAGGGAAATATATTAATTAATGTGGGAGAAAAAGAAAAAAACATTATGAAAAAATCAGCAATTGACTTAGTGAAAAATAATCCGAATTGTCAGGCAGTGATTATACCTAATGTTGGGCATGGAGTTCCTATGGCAAAACCTAATATTTTTAATCAAATGATTGAAGCATGGATAAATGAAGGGATCATACTAGAAGGTAAAGTAATAAAATGCTAA
- a CDS encoding peroxiredoxin codes for MTENNLQGDTVIQDTEVISHHSLPLIGDKAPLFEATTTHGKIRLDDYKGNWLIIFSHPADFTPVCTTEFIGFQEIYPQLRELNTELLGLSIDSVHSHIAWVRNIEEKFQTKIEFPVIAVLNKDVARKYGMIMPEGNNTETSRAVFVIDSEQVVRAIIYYPLSTGRNMSEIIRLVKALQTTDQHQVATPANWAPGDKVIVPPPATQEEAEARITDETIECKDWYICKKQL; via the coding sequence ATGACCGAAAACAATCTTCAAGGAGACACAGTTATCCAAGATACTGAAGTGATAAGTCATCACTCTTTGCCACTTATAGGAGATAAAGCACCGTTATTTGAAGCGACTACAACTCATGGAAAAATCAGACTTGATGACTACAAAGGAAATTGGCTTATTATATTTTCCCATCCCGCAGATTTCACCCCTGTTTGTACAACTGAATTTATCGGTTTCCAAGAAATTTATCCGCAATTGCGTGAGTTAAATACTGAACTATTAGGTTTAAGTATTGATAGTGTTCATTCACATATTGCGTGGGTTCGTAATATTGAAGAAAAATTTCAAACGAAAATTGAATTCCCAGTTATTGCGGTTTTAAATAAAGATGTAGCAAGAAAATACGGCATGATTATGCCTGAAGGAAATAATACAGAAACTTCAAGGGCCGTCTTTGTGATTGACAGTGAGCAAGTTGTTAGAGCGATTATTTATTATCCGTTATCAACCGGAAGAAATATGAGTGAAATTATTAGGCTTGTTAAAGCCCTCCAAACAACTGATCAACATCAAGTTGCAACACCAGCAAATTGGGCTCCTGGAGATAAAGTTATTGTCCCGCCGCCAGCAACACAGGAGGAGGCAGAAGCAAGAATAACGGATGAAACCATTGAATGTAAAGACTGGTATATTTGCAAAAAACAATTATAG
- a CDS encoding winged helix-turn-helix domain-containing protein, with protein sequence MACINNPDHLTISAKKILHAIQDNYLSEEEIGKHTQLPLYKVRSHLRELNEKGLISKQNDKYKVQQHLHP encoded by the coding sequence ATGGCTTGTATTAATAATCCAGATCATTTGACAATAAGCGCTAAAAAAATTTTGCACGCTATTCAAGACAATTACCTTTCTGAAGAAGAAATCGGAAAACATACTCAATTACCTTTGTATAAAGTGAGAAGTCATTTACGTGAGTTAAATGAGAAAGGCTTAATAAGTAAGCAAAACGACAAATATAAAGTACAGCAACATCTTCATCCATAA
- a CDS encoding MarR family winged helix-turn-helix transcriptional regulator, producing the protein MFNIQKKSREFIELLTRHENISENLVLLLLRLKLYKQMKITEISEEFMLTPGALTNMCDKLEDLNYVERIRIKDDRRVVRVSLTRKGEEKVDAIFSRYSKEKLERILSVLGEMSKLFEKMEY; encoded by the coding sequence ATGTTTAACATTCAAAAAAAATCAAGAGAATTTATAGAATTACTTACTCGTCACGAAAACATTTCGGAAAATTTAGTGCTCTTATTATTAAGACTTAAATTATACAAACAGATGAAAATTACTGAGATTTCTGAAGAATTCATGTTAACACCTGGTGCATTAACGAATATGTGCGATAAACTTGAAGACTTAAATTATGTAGAAAGAATAAGGATTAAAGATGATAGAAGAGTTGTAAGAGTCTCACTTACAAGAAAAGGAGAAGAAAAGGTGGACGCGATATTTTCAAGATATTCAAAGGAAAAGTTAGAGAGAATATTAAGCGTTTTAGGAGAAATGAGTAAATTATTCGAGAAAATGGAATACTAG